The Eikenella corrodens genome segment CGTTGCTGTCTTCGCTTCGTTTTGGCAAAGCTCACTGCGTTCATTTCTGCTACGCAGAAGCTCGCTGAATTCGCGTTCAGGTAGCCTTCCGGCCTGCGGCGGCACGGGCAGCAACACCAAGCCGAAACCGGCGCGCTCGATGGTTTCGCCCAAATGGCCGGGTAGCGCACGGCAGATAAAACGCACCTCATGGCCGCGCCGCGAAAGCTCATGCGCCAGCGTGAGGCAGCGCATGATGTGGCCGCTGCCGATTTGGAGGGACGCGTCTGCACGGATTAAAATCTTCATCGTTTGGTCTTTAATCAAGGGCTACCTGAAAGCGAACGCAGCCTTCTGCGTAGCAAAAACACAGGCTACCTGAAAACAGGAAAACCATTATGCGCACCATCACCCACAACCCGGCCGCACAACGCTTCGAATACACCGAACACGGCACAACCTATTATGTGTCCTACCGCGCTGAAGACGGTATCTGGCAGCTGTTGCACACCGAAGCACCGGCCAGCCCCTACGGGCGCGGCATCGCTGCCGACATCGTCCGCACCACGCTGGAAGAAGCGCGACGGCAGGGCGTGAAAATCCGCAGCGACTGCCCGTTCGTGATCGGCTATCTTGCCTTTCACCCGGAATTTGCCGATTTGGAAGCCTAAAGGCTAGCTGAAAGCGAACACCGTGAGCTTCTACGCGGCAAAAGGCGCAGCTAGGTTTGCCAATCTGGCTAACCGCCCATCTCCTGCAACACCCGCCACATCATTTCCGCCCGCACCCAATCTTCCGGCGTATCAATGTCCTGCACACGATAGCGCGGCAGTTTCACGGCAGCAGAACGGCTGTTAAAAATCGGTTTTTCCGCCAGCCAAGCCTCGGCACTGCCCCAATAAAACTGCCCCGCATCATGCCAAGCGTGCTCCAAATCCTGCGAGCGCACGGCAAAATTTTCCGGCTGAAACATCGACACGCCGCCCTGCCCGTTCAGCCGCAGGGCACGCTGGATAGGAAAGGGGAAATCGGTTACCGAAAAAGCATAATCGCCACCGCTTCGGCGCAGCGTATCCAGCCCGCGTTGCAGGTCGGCAGGGCGCACGAATGGGGCGGTGGCATACAGGCAGCAGACTTCGGGCAAGGCTGGCTTGAGGCTAGCTGAACAATCCGGCTGCCCGCTTTTGCCATGTAACAACCCGCTGCGCTCAATTTCAGGTAGCCTCTCCGCCAGCAGCGTGGCAACGGCATGACGCATCACGGCGCCGGTGGTGGCGAAATCATCCGCCAGCTCGGGCGGGCGCACAAACGGGGTTTCCACGCCGTAT includes the following:
- a CDS encoding GNAT family N-acetyltransferase, with product MRTITHNPAAQRFEYTEHGTTYYVSYRAEDGIWQLLHTEAPASPYGRGIAADIVRTTLEEARRQGVKIRSDCPFVIGYLAFHPEFADLEA
- a CDS encoding pseudaminic acid cytidylyltransferase — protein: MTLCIIPARGGSKRIPRKNIKPFNGKPMIAYSIEAALESGCFVRVAVSTDDEEIAAVARQYGVETPFVRPPELADDFATTGAVMRHAVATLLAERLPEIERSGLLHGKSGQPDCSASLKPALPEVCCLYATAPFVRPADLQRGLDTLRRSGGDYAFSVTDFPFPIQRALRLNGQGGVSMFQPENFAVRSQDLEHAWHDAGQFYWGSAEAWLAEKPIFNSRSAAVKLPRYRVQDIDTPEDWVRAEMMWRVLQEMGG